The sequence GCCCATCAACTGTTCCTTGTTGCATCGCTGTAAATAATTCAGTAAATGCCATTGGTGTTGGGTTTGCACCTAACGCACGGAACGCATCTAAGTGAAGGTCATTTTCCATCGTACGAAGTGTTAATCCATCAAAGTCATCTAATGTTTCGATCGCTCTTGTACTATTTGTTACATTACGGAAACCATTTTCCCAATACGCTAAACCAACTAAGTTTTGGTCATCAAGCATACCAAGGAGCTGTTGTCCAACTTCACCGTCTAATACTTCATCCGCAACTTCATTACTTGGGAATAAGAATGGGAAGTCAAAGATTGTAAATTCAGAGACAAAGTTCGCGATTGGTGCCGTAGATGGAACCGTTACTTCCTGAGAACCTAATTGTAATGCTTCCATCATTGAACGGTCATCACCTAGTTGTCCACTGTGATACGTCTCAACAACGAGTTCACCGTTTGTTTCTTCTTCAACGATTTCTGCAAAACGCTCTAATCCTTTGTACTGTGGATGCTCACTGTTTAACCCGATCCCTGCACGAATCGTTTGAACTTCACCACTTGCAGCGCCTTCATCTACAGGCTCGTCTGTCGCTGGTGCATCATCAGCACCGCCACATGCAGCTAATACAAGTGCCATTGAACCAACTAAAAATCCAGTTAATTTCTTTTTCATGATTCTTTCC is a genomic window of Desertibacillus haloalkaliphilus containing:
- a CDS encoding TRAP transporter substrate-binding protein — translated: MKKKLTGFLVGSMALVLAACGGADDAPATDEPVDEGAASGEVQTIRAGIGLNSEHPQYKGLERFAEIVEEETNGELVVETYHSGQLGDDRSMMEALQLGSQEVTVPSTAPIANFVSEFTIFDFPFLFPSNEVADEVLDGEVGQQLLGMLDDQNLVGLAYWENGFRNVTNSTRAIETLDDFDGLTLRTMENDLHLDAFRALGANPTPMAFTELFTAMQQGTVDGQENPMATIYLEGYYEVQDYVSDTRHVYSPFVFLMSKPFFDALSDEHQQIVRDAAIEAGQFQRELNREANAEYVNSLEEEGMTVTQISDEERERMVEAVQPAIAEYAERIGEDLVNEVYEAIEAAQQ